The sequence below is a genomic window from Uranotaenia lowii strain MFRU-FL chromosome 2, ASM2978415v1, whole genome shotgun sequence.
gagcacatatttgaaAGCTGTTGGTTACATCTTGGTTGGTcagatacatagacaaatcgtgtaacgttacAGGGATCTGTAGTGGGCAAAGAACACGTGCGAGATATACATACATGGAGTATCGATAGAAGATCCAGCGGTTCACCGACGGAGCTCGACATGTACGCATACTGGAGCTTAATTCGTCACGTTTACCGTGGTGTAATTGGCAAACGCGCCGTTGTGCTGAAGCGGAAATTGCgtgttcaagtcctgccggttttatctttttcgagtaatttacggcttattttctttctttccatcatatttcatgtttctttaagAAGTATTACCACCTTAACAAATATATACTATACGTTACTCTGCATTTTCGCGATAAAATAAGTTGTTTACAACTTGTCATTCCCTTTAGGGGCCTATTCTACAATCCCCGCGACTTCGCGCGATAACTTTAAGACTGTATTAGTTTTCTGTAGTTTTTGTTAGAGTGATTGACTCACGCGCTCGACTTGCACCTCGTGTGACTTTATAACTGTCATGAAATAGGCCCCTGAGTTTTCAGAGAACGCTCCTTGAAAATTCAGCTTGAActctaatttgttttaattctcacacaaatattttaaattacaatttttttcagtacaTCGGTTGTTTGGAGATCAAAGCATCGATGAAAACCCTGGATTTCGCTACACGATCACAGGTTGCAAAGTAAGTGTTTTGCTAAATCTGAGAGAGGCTCTCTTTTCATTACTAAATCCTTTTTTTAACCCCAGGGAATGCATCAATCGGGTATGCGAAGCCGCTAGTCTCAAATCATCCAAGAAACGGCGGGTCGACAAACGGGTGCTGCAGTGCATCTCGGACACCCCGGACATGGAGCACGCCGGCACCAACGTCACGCTGACCGTGTCCAGCAAGTACCTCTCCCTAGTCAGTGTGGATACCGGTGATGTGATCGCACAGCACGACATGCCACGAATATCTTTCGCCTCGGGCGGGGATACGGTAAGAGTTTTGTTATGAATTACTCATAGATGAACATTTTGTAACAAATAACTGTTTCCGTTTCTAGGATACATTGGACTTTGTAGCCTACGTGGCCAAAGATATGGAAGAATGGCGTGCCTGTTATGTGCTCGAGTGTGGCGGCGGAGTGGCTCAGGACCTCATCGCAACCGTTGGGCAGGCCTTTGAGTTGCGGTACAAAGAGTTCTTTAATAAGCCTGAAACACAGAACAAATTCCGGGAATTTGTCAAAACCGATAAAGAGTATTACAACGATCTGCCGGACAAGATGCCTCCGGACCTGTTGACGGAAAACGATCACTCCTCGCAGTCTCACAGCTCCTCCAGTGTTAGGGTACGCAAATGAAGATCTTGACCTTTTCATGAGTTCTTCAATCGAATCCTTTTCTTTTTCAGACACGAGAAAGGATATCTAGCAATTTGATAGATCTGAACACACCACTCCCCAATCACGACTACGTGAACGACAAACATTCTAATACCAATTCGCACAGCAATAAGTCAATATCTTCCAGTTCTATTGTGAAGGATGTTTTTGATATGCGTAAGTTCAACCTCATCTTAATACAATAATACATAATCAAATCAACCTCTTATCTACAACGCAGAACCATTTACGCTTTCGTCGGAGATTCAGAAGTCGCAGCTGCTGACCGAGTCCTGGTACCACGGCAATATCAGCCGGGCCCAGAGTGAGCATCTACTGAAGAACGACGGTGACTTTCTGGTGCGAGAATCGGCCGGGACGCCCGGGCAGTACGTGCTGACCGGGATGCAGAACCAACAGCCCAAGCACCTGCTGCTGATCGATCCGGAGGGTATTGTAAGTATTGAAAATCGTAGCTGAATTTTTCGTTCATAATTTCGAGTTTTTCGtccataataataattttggggaaaaaaatcagaCGTTGCAATTGCTTGAAAACtggttcaaaaatattcaattacttATCGCAAAACACAGGGTGTTAAATAAGTTCGAATAAACTTTTGGTCTTATTGTTGTGGAAAACCCGTAGCACATATATCAAATATTTACTACAGTAATTTTATACTATTATCAGACAAACTATTCCTGGCGTTGAAGAGTTCATTTTCATTAAGTGTTCAACTTAATCTTCCTTTTTACTTCACAAGTACTGGTACAGGcgaaaaaaacgatattttggaCCACAATGAATGGCTCCAAGTGCACTAAAAATAACTCTTTTGGCTTAATTCTCATAATCGTTGATATTGTCGAGAATAAACGAGTACAGAATACCTAAACTTGTCTCATTTGgtatgaaatttctaaaaagtatGTGCGCGCCAGCTGATTTCCATAGAAAAGATCATCAAAATGGTTGAGAGTAGAATTGTTCCACATCCTAACaagaagaaaaactttaaataagtGCTCGTGTAACTACGTATTAAGTTTACATTGGCCATTCATAATTCTTTGGGTTTTTTTTGCATGAagtgttcattttttaaaacacttgtttttggaaatttaccgGAAGATCCGGGATAGCCGTCAAAACATTCGTTAGACCCTCATATATTTATAATTGTCAGATAAATGTGTTCTTGGCGATTCCaaaaatcaatgaaacacttaaatacagcaAAGCTGGCAGAAGTTAAagcactttgaaaataaaattgtttttatgaaattttttcttccgGAGCTCAAACATATcaacttgattttaaaatgtattgagaaactagaataaattatctatacaatgatttTAATAACATCAACATCGATTTATATTTGCCACGAGGccaaatttcccaaaaaaggttaaaataaaaagttcaaataaagtaAAAGTTCCCCATCCCTCCAAATCTCACCCTCATGGATTAATTCGGTATGTCATACATATTGTCAAGTACGATGGACtatgaaaacttttaaagctTCTTATAAGGGATTAAggttaaatttcatcaaaacaaatgGTGAGATTGATCATTAGATCAAGCTtaccatttaattttttttattctggacagttgattttaaattattgtgatcttaatttgtattcgaacttattgaacaccctgtagATTGTTTTGGCACTTGCGCCTTTCTGAGTTTGGAAACCTCTATTGTGAGGTGAAAAGCCAACTTACATAAAAACTATAACTCACTGAGAGGATGTTAATAATTCAACACAATCTTCATTCAGTTTCAAAGCAGCTACCCCGACgctatatattttaaattgaaaaaaaaaacacgtccaTGTCAAACATTCTGCGTGtttcacctttctttcaaaatgtgccaaaatatATAAATCTACCTCAACCTGCATTCCAATTTTCAAAGACAAATATTGTTGCTCAGTTTCAGGGTCAGTTTAGGAATGTTTCAGATTATTTTcagtttgctaaaatttcattGAGAGATTCATTTTCAGCGAAACCTCATTTTCCTGTAATTTTGGGCATAATTCATTCCGGAGAATCACAGGAGATTCATTCaagtccgtttttttttgtaagtcgGGTTTTATTACCTCGAATTACAGCTAcaaccattttgaaattttttttttttgagaaaaaataatcataagtTAAAGCCCATTTACAGTTCTCGTGAAAATGAACGGAAAAAAACGACGGGATCCAcaacaaatcaataaatataTGTAATATTTACTTTTCGTAtatatgaagtatgaagtatataatttttttgtggaacaaaaaaataataaaaaataataatgtagAAATATAGCTATGAATCAgtcctaatttttcaaaataaggaaaaaatattcaaaattaaattctttagtCCCTGcagttaaactatttttttcaaatgtttataattttactcAATGAAACTTGTTTGTCGTATACTAAGGGCAACATATGTAAAAACAACGGATCGATTTCGTATATTTCTCGATTGAAACTTTacattttctatgttttttttttttcgaagatattaagataattgttgtaaaatatcGTCCACTGTGTTGCTGATGCAGAGGAGAGAATAACGATGGGagagtagactgagtcgatttggggtcatttttaaatttctcgaaCCCCCCCCAGGgcttcgttttgattcaaaagtcatccattattttttgcagaatttttaagttacgtttacatgagtaaattgtatgggaaaattgaatattttgtactgaaaaatcaacatcatttttgtttcttctgtggaaccgaacctGCTTGAGATGTTtttgccaatttaaaaattctttaaaggattttttccgttgaacaacttttattggtgattgatgaaaataagtttgaaatgatgtttatgaCGCATCTAGATAAAGATAACGTAAGTTTATCATAAGAATGGGCGATAGAAACGCTGCCGAATTtaggtgatggttttgcattagtacACGTGGTATGCAGCTAatatttcacccaacttttgacatatcttaaaacaaattcaatcgtgttgggaaaaagaagtagaaatgttgacacttttagcacatttttaaaattttaccatgctaAAACATTTTCGAGATCTGCggctttcaagttttttttacaacacttgttctattttcgcatgctgtgatgcaaaaatataatagcgccagcactaaattttacttcggaagtccggacttccgatttccgaaagacttccgacaaagaataGTGAAGTATTAGAttgtctgtgttttgttgccagttcaccagcgacgtttctaaattttttatttaaattcacaatagcaatatttcaatcacatacggctgaaatagaaacagtgctgtaagagaaatacaacgcccaaagatcttgaaatcatctttacatggtaaaattttcaaaatgttctcaaattgtccaaatttctaccattttttccctacacaagtgaacttgctcttactagtttttcttaaggagagaaagaatattgtgaatttaaataaaatttttagaaacgtcgcacATAGAAGTACTCCAtggaaaaagttggccaaaacccgctaaaatgattaaaaatctttttttcgttgttttcaaGTATACACAactcatttttaaccaaaatttcaaatttcataattttggtCTTTTCGGGTCATTCGCTGCACCCttataaaaagtttgtttttaagcaaattcgAAGCAAACCAGCCGATCAACtatcagaaatgatgaaaaatacaatttttgaaacaaacaaatcaaacccATTAAAAAACGTGTGTATAACACAAAGTAAATGCACGACATGCTCGCTATCTGAATCAAAATTAGGGACAAAATacgcttaaattttgaaatttcaaaattgaaaatagatcGAGTTCGCAAATATGCGCACGATTTTTCTTTTGGACATGTTTAAGGAAGTTAGAAGCATTCGTGTGATACGTGAAATTTTTCCCGGCGGAGCCCGGAAGATATACTTAAACAATAATTTGTGAAAAACTAATAcaagttttttcgaaaatattgcaCTACTTTGTTTAGTTTCTCTACTACATGTGTTTATCAAGAATTAATCGCAATTTCAGCCACAATTCATTGGTTATATTAAAACTGAagatttgtagaagaaactttGTTCATAGTCTCATTATTGTGCGTGTTACGCAGCCTGTGATTGTACATGATtataccaaattttggaaaacaaaatttataattttgatacatCAATGTTACGAGTTATGCCATTACGAACTCACTATACTGATGGTTTAAAATCGATAATACTAATATGCAACAACTATCTAAAAACCGAAAACCcgaaacaaaattatatttttttgaattttaatttcgaggttttggccagGATTTGGGgtaaaatactcctgtgtgcgtcgctggtgaactggcgaCAAAatacagacttccgacaatctagtacttcacttttctttgtcggaagtcggaagtccggacttccgaagtaaaatttagtgctggctaTAACCTTTTCGAATTCATCGCCTATTGAGTAGGGCTAAAAAACGAGGAAAGGGTAGGCTATGGCCGAAGAAAGATTTAATCAAACttcaaaatcaggaaaaatggAAACCGGACGAAGGAAGACTGGATAATCTTTTATGATGGAACAAATTTGGTGGCATCCAATGGTACTTTCGGAAAGTAAACGATCCCGTCCTTCGAAGATTCAAGAACCAAGTTCTTTGGCGGACTCCTCCAACATCTATAGGAATGGCATTTTATTTGGAATTCCTGGTGAGCCTGTTCCATTATttagattttacattttttcctttttttgtaagCACTTCACTAAGGTTCTGAGGTACATACATATTTATTTCATGATCTTCAGACAAGATACTATAATTTCAATCATatcttttatttctatttttttctggaaatgaATTCTGATTTTCTAAGGACAGATTAATTTACTTGAAATCAAATGCAAAGGAAAACTTTTGAATTGCATCTCAGACATGTTTTCCAATCAATTCCTTTTACACCACTctcaaccaaaattattttgctatgATGCAGagtagactgcctcaaatttgtatgggaaatttcaagcttgtgaaatgttatgcgctgcaggcttagattgatcctaggccttgtaaaaggtctcatgccaaatttgggccagatcgaatcacgggaaggggtcgctcaacgagcctaaagtttgtatgggattttgagacattttgttcgaaagaaacatgaaaatccagtttttcatgattaaCTTTGGTctccgtcggccgatttcttttgaaaatggtttttcttaaaacacaaaaaatgacaaacatttcatccgaagactgcatttcaatttgacttatgataaaaaagttattagactttgaaaacggggtaacttttttcagggtgatattcatcactgtcaaTGCTgcttcaaaatgttcgaagcagtgtctctcattaatagtgatgaatatcaccctgaaaaaagttaccccatttttgaagtctaataacttttttatcataagtcaaATTGAAatacagtcttcggatgaaatatttgtcatagtttaagctttaagaaaacccgttttcaaaagaaatctgcCGAATAAGaccaaagttattaatgaaaaaccggattttcatgtttctatcgaacaaaatgtttcgaaatcccatacaaacttcaggctcgttgagcgaccccttcccgtgatccgatctggcccaaatttggcatgagaccttatactaggcctaggatcaatttaagcctgcagcgaataactttttcaaatgtcgggtcattttgGGGTCCcaaagcacaaaatagatcttttatcattttctcttttttttttcaatctatctattgattaataggacgtggccagcgccgttattgacgttcaaagagagagcatcagttttgtgcagtgtgaatgaactgctaatcTCAAGCACTTTTAGCGAGTCCTAGAGGATCTAAAAGTGTGCTAATTCATTCTAATTTTCACTATTCAtg
It includes:
- the LOC129742808 gene encoding SHC-transforming protein 1-like, with translation MPRNGEASGGGGGLDKGFSCKPTPDWLHPDHVIMNEGVTFDVRYIGCLEIKASMKTLDFATRSQVAKECINRVCEAASLKSSKKRRVDKRVLQCISDTPDMEHAGTNVTLTVSSKYLSLVSVDTGDVIAQHDMPRISFASGGDTDTLDFVAYVAKDMEEWRACYVLECGGGVAQDLIATVGQAFELRYKEFFNKPETQNKFREFVKTDKEYYNDLPDKMPPDLLTENDHSSQSHSSSSVRTRERISSNLIDLNTPLPNHDYVNDKHSNTNSHSNKSISSSSIVKDVFDMQPFTLSSEIQKSQLLTESWYHGNISRAQSEHLLKNDGDFLVRESAGTPGQYVLTGMQNQQPKHLLLIDPEGIVRTKDRIFESISHLINYHWTNSLPIISAESALLLRHPILRTTDLLSKAKQQQQHQQQQQHTTQQQHQQQAQAQQQQHLGLQ